A single genomic interval of Adhaeribacter pallidiroseus harbors:
- a CDS encoding GEVED domain-containing protein produces the protein MAQLKLTAPEEYTYYRNGKKVRLTPQTDEVYVTYSSKVNLATGKMQAAKLQNQVTKVEPRDVFAPLNAVRYRLNSRNKALSISGQAITNQFTSNPEVITAYPAFKIGKDKVYLGNKITYVLKKDSNKEKVNAFLKNNKSAVVEKIDLGDRIMYVVAIEKGGSVFKIANGLYENGLVEYAEPDFSFSGRSHYLPNDPFFTSQWFLHQESDADIDAPEAWDITTGSSSVVVAVMDGHGYDLAHPDLEGKIVNPYDAYNDSNTPFPQNEFANHGTPCAGIIAAATHNRKGGASVGNNIKVMPVSMGHDVRDGSNGDGDWSTNSISIARAAAKIIATPGVVAVSNSYNFNSSDFAAAVEVSFNAMCYNSRGGLGAVILASTGNNGQPNAKFYPAAYDVVVGVGSSNNYDTRTPSSNYGGYTDIVAPGTNILTLDRSGPPGKSSDDYMLFDGTSAACPVAAAVVGLTASLRPEYGVMQHTIALLKSAEKVGGYTYYPAAGHPYGTWNNEMGHGRVNVHRALQFIQGLPQVYGFSPAGGPVGTKVTITGKSFLGASLVTFNGVSAEFSVLNETTILATSPAGGTSGYIQVSNAAGTGTSPKQWSLSAYCTPLYEMPCATGDYINLFGLNTLLNLNSGCNGQTANYINYEPIGAHTTNLSRGKSYSISMQGGPNLSQGFGVWLDYNNDGDFNDTGEFIYKSPGAGKNVFSGTITIPANAPTGLRRLRVRTKYYAVPAANESCTTFNTGETEDYTVAIGYCVPTLNCQLGNYINNFSFNTLAHNNSGCEGIIGGYSNFPPSGTLTTTVAKGQRYTLKVQSGTLPQGFGVWIDYNNDQNFDANEFVYGSPIGTELYSATVTIPTNVSTGLRRMRVMSKYNTLVTGTDACTDFANGEVEDYTITIANGGVASTEWNKRFGGTGNDLLSIAIKTADGGYLLGGQSDSDISGDKSQSNLGAYDYWIVKTDAAGNKQWEKRYGGSGRDNLNALVQTSDGGYLLGGNSLSGISGDKSQASRGGRDYWVIKISNTGTKQWDKRFGGSGDEDLKVILPLANGEYLLAGFSLSGAGGDKTQASKGGQDFWVVKLNSTGGKLWDKSFGGNSDDILNAAITTTDGGFLIGGGSASGASGDKTQATRGARDYWVVKLNANGAKQWDKRFGGSLDDDLQALTRTADNNFLLGGISASAANGDRSQTSQGGNDFWIVKINSDGTKLWDKRFGGSSSDELKSITTTSDGGYLLGGRSNSSNNGDKSQGSQGSYDYWIVKINTTGGKQWDKRYGGNAEEDLRTVFPTSDGGYVLAGRSVSGISGDKTQVSQGGTDFWLVKVPLVSIVLTYPVDSTPAADAAKVVESETEPIKAKLSLNTYPNPFRDKLTVDFTPEKTGQATIKVYDSQGTEVKTLLQGEVEAGKKYELSWQLTSEKDGIYIIRLSTAGAVTATKVILIK, from the coding sequence ATGGCACAACTTAAATTAACTGCTCCGGAAGAGTACACTTATTACCGGAATGGAAAAAAAGTACGCTTAACTCCCCAAACCGACGAGGTTTATGTCACCTATTCTTCCAAAGTAAATCTTGCTACAGGAAAAATGCAGGCGGCTAAGTTACAAAACCAGGTAACAAAAGTAGAACCGCGGGATGTATTTGCCCCCCTGAATGCGGTGCGGTACCGATTAAATTCCCGCAATAAAGCCCTATCCATTTCCGGGCAAGCTATTACGAATCAGTTCACCAGTAACCCGGAGGTAATTACAGCTTATCCCGCCTTTAAAATCGGAAAAGATAAAGTTTACTTGGGTAATAAAATCACCTACGTTTTGAAAAAAGATAGCAATAAAGAAAAAGTAAATGCCTTCCTGAAAAATAACAAATCTGCGGTAGTGGAGAAAATTGATTTGGGAGACCGAATCATGTACGTAGTAGCCATTGAAAAAGGAGGCAGTGTTTTTAAAATAGCCAATGGCTTGTACGAAAACGGCTTAGTAGAATACGCCGAACCCGATTTTTCTTTTTCCGGCCGTAGCCACTATCTGCCCAACGACCCTTTTTTCACGTCGCAGTGGTTTCTTCACCAGGAATCAGACGCCGACATTGATGCTCCGGAAGCCTGGGACATCACTACCGGTTCTAGTTCGGTGGTAGTGGCCGTCATGGACGGGCACGGCTATGATTTGGCCCACCCGGATTTGGAAGGAAAAATAGTAAACCCCTACGATGCTTATAACGATAGCAATACGCCTTTTCCTCAGAATGAGTTCGCCAACCATGGCACCCCGTGCGCTGGTATTATTGCCGCTGCTACCCACAATCGCAAAGGTGGGGCCAGCGTGGGCAATAATATTAAGGTAATGCCGGTTAGTATGGGGCACGACGTGCGGGATGGCAGCAATGGCGACGGCGACTGGAGTACGAACAGTATCTCTATTGCCCGGGCCGCCGCCAAAATCATCGCCACCCCCGGAGTAGTAGCGGTTAGTAACAGTTATAATTTTAACTCGTCTGATTTTGCTGCTGCCGTGGAGGTTAGTTTTAATGCCATGTGCTACAATAGCCGGGGTGGCTTGGGCGCTGTTATCCTGGCGTCTACCGGCAACAACGGGCAACCAAACGCCAAATTTTACCCAGCCGCTTACGATGTTGTCGTGGGTGTAGGTTCTTCGAACAATTACGATACCCGGACTCCTTCTTCTAATTATGGAGGCTATACTGATATTGTTGCTCCGGGCACGAATATTCTCACGCTTGACCGCAGTGGCCCTCCCGGTAAATCCAGCGATGATTATATGTTATTCGACGGTACGTCCGCGGCTTGCCCCGTAGCTGCCGCCGTAGTAGGATTAACCGCTTCGCTTCGCCCGGAATACGGGGTAATGCAACATACTATAGCCTTATTAAAATCAGCGGAAAAAGTGGGCGGGTATACTTACTACCCCGCAGCCGGACACCCGTACGGCACCTGGAACAATGAAATGGGCCACGGCCGGGTGAACGTGCATCGAGCCTTGCAATTTATTCAGGGTTTGCCCCAGGTTTACGGCTTTAGCCCCGCCGGCGGACCGGTAGGAACCAAAGTAACGATTACGGGCAAAAGTTTTCTAGGAGCCAGTTTAGTTACTTTTAATGGCGTGAGCGCCGAGTTTTCGGTCTTGAACGAAACCACCATTCTGGCCACTTCCCCGGCCGGGGGCACATCGGGGTATATTCAGGTGAGTAATGCTGCCGGAACGGGTACCAGCCCCAAGCAATGGTCCTTGTCCGCTTACTGTACCCCACTCTACGAAATGCCTTGCGCTACCGGCGATTACATTAATTTGTTTGGTCTGAATACCTTGCTCAATCTTAATTCGGGCTGTAACGGCCAAACCGCTAACTACATTAATTATGAACCCATAGGCGCTCATACCACCAATCTTTCCAGAGGGAAGAGTTATTCAATCAGCATGCAAGGCGGACCCAACCTCTCCCAAGGTTTCGGAGTTTGGCTGGATTACAACAATGACGGCGATTTTAATGATACCGGCGAGTTTATTTATAAATCACCTGGCGCCGGTAAAAATGTATTTTCCGGAACCATAACCATACCCGCTAATGCCCCTACCGGTTTGCGGCGGCTGCGGGTTCGCACTAAGTATTATGCCGTGCCTGCCGCCAATGAATCCTGTACCACCTTTAATACGGGCGAAACGGAAGATTATACGGTAGCTATTGGCTACTGTGTACCTACCTTAAACTGCCAGTTAGGGAATTACATTAACAATTTTAGCTTTAATACCTTGGCCCACAACAACTCGGGCTGTGAAGGAATTATAGGAGGTTATTCCAATTTTCCTCCTTCCGGAACGCTCACTACAACCGTGGCCAAGGGACAAAGATATACCCTTAAAGTGCAGTCGGGCACTCTTCCGCAAGGTTTTGGGGTATGGATCGACTACAACAACGATCAGAATTTTGATGCTAATGAGTTTGTGTACGGGTCCCCTATTGGTACGGAACTTTACAGCGCTACGGTTACTATTCCTACCAATGTTTCTACGGGCCTACGCCGGATGCGGGTGATGAGCAAGTACAATACCTTGGTTACCGGAACGGATGCTTGTACCGATTTTGCTAACGGCGAAGTTGAGGACTATACGATTACAATTGCCAATGGCGGAGTAGCTTCTACGGAGTGGAACAAACGCTTTGGCGGCACCGGAAACGACTTATTATCCATAGCCATTAAAACGGCCGACGGCGGTTACCTGCTGGGTGGGCAATCCGACTCAGACATATCCGGCGACAAATCGCAGAGTAACCTGGGCGCTTACGATTACTGGATTGTAAAAACAGATGCCGCTGGCAACAAACAATGGGAAAAACGCTACGGCGGTTCCGGCCGGGATAACCTGAATGCCTTGGTGCAGACCTCTGATGGCGGTTATTTATTAGGCGGCAATTCTTTATCCGGAATTTCCGGCGATAAAAGTCAGGCCAGCAGAGGCGGCCGGGATTATTGGGTAATAAAAATATCTAACACCGGTACCAAGCAATGGGATAAACGCTTCGGTGGTTCCGGGGATGAAGACTTAAAAGTGATATTGCCCTTAGCTAATGGAGAATACCTGCTCGCCGGCTTTAGCCTATCCGGAGCAGGCGGCGACAAAACCCAAGCCAGTAAAGGCGGGCAAGACTTCTGGGTAGTAAAGCTTAACTCCACCGGCGGGAAGCTTTGGGATAAGAGTTTTGGCGGCAACAGCGACGATATTTTAAATGCGGCCATTACCACCACCGATGGAGGCTTTCTTATCGGAGGAGGATCAGCTTCGGGTGCATCCGGCGATAAAACGCAAGCTACCCGGGGTGCCCGCGATTACTGGGTTGTTAAGCTTAACGCGAATGGTGCTAAGCAATGGGACAAGCGCTTCGGCGGCAGCCTGGACGATGACTTACAAGCTTTAACGCGTACGGCGGATAACAACTTTTTATTAGGAGGAATTTCGGCCTCCGCCGCTAACGGCGACCGCTCCCAAACCAGCCAGGGCGGAAACGACTTCTGGATAGTTAAAATCAATAGCGATGGTACTAAATTGTGGGACAAACGTTTTGGCGGCAGTAGCAGCGATGAACTTAAGTCTATTACGACAACCAGTGATGGTGGCTATCTTTTAGGCGGCCGGTCCAATTCAAGTAACAACGGCGATAAATCGCAGGGTAGCCAGGGCAGCTACGACTATTGGATTGTGAAAATTAATACTACCGGTGGCAAACAATGGGATAAACGCTATGGTGGTAATGCGGAGGAAGACTTACGCACTGTATTTCCGACCAGTGATGGGGGTTATGTGTTGGCGGGCCGGTCAGTTTCGGGTATTTCGGGCGATAAGACGCAGGTCTCGCAGGGTGGCACTGACTTCTGGTTAGTAAAAGTGCCTCTTGTCAGCATAGTCTTAACCTATCCGGTTGATTCTACTCCTGCTGCTGACGCCGCAAAAGTAGTCGAGTCCGAAACAGAACCAATAAAAGCAAAACTTAGCCTGAATACCTATCCTAACCCTTTCCGCGATAAGCTCACCGTTGATTTTACTCCCGAAAAAACCGGACAAGCTACTATTAAGGTGTATGATAGCCAGGGAACCGAAGTAAAAACCTTGCTCCAGGGCGAGGTCGAAGCCGGCAAAAAGTACGAATTAAGTTGGCAACTAACCTCCGAGAAAGATGGTATTTATATCATCCGGTTAAGTACCGCCGGCGCGGTAACCGCCACAAAAGTTATTCTAATTAAATAA
- a CDS encoding tail fiber domain-containing protein: protein MKKRNMIVAATLFWAATTLAARAQSWSVTGNTGTNPTTHFIGTKDDKSLIFRTNNRERLRIARNGFVGIGLASPQALLHIPSRGNVSLSSTDNFLLGSLTSHNLAFDYNKIQARNNGLASTLNLNNAGGQVIVGKDGLFVDDSGESYAFSSYKSGHGNGIYMNNTSGISISAAIMGVSNGPGIGLLGFAPLYGDGVIGHSQNGPLGTVGVEGSHAGVGTGVLGRSQDGNGIAAISSNNYGLYATTTHGNYAAYFNKSIYVNGGYYSSSDQKLKQNIQDFNSAIGIINQLHPKKYTYRQDGAYKLLKLPQEEQYGLLAQEVEKVLPSLVKNTKFDPALDATAPRVDAKGNIIRRPDIKAETIEFKALNYTGLIPILVKAIQEQQDKITQQDQKIEKLATQLNQPLSSQSLPGTSGSINNGDSTNTASLTQNVPNPFYRTTTVNFYVPEQAGPALITIHDFNGKILKTYPVLSKGKGQLTIEGGQLKPGIYYYSLLIDNKPVDTKRMVLHK, encoded by the coding sequence ATGAAAAAAAGAAACATGATTGTTGCTGCTACTCTGTTCTGGGCAGCTACAACATTAGCAGCCCGTGCCCAAAGTTGGTCGGTAACCGGCAATACCGGCACCAATCCAACTACGCATTTCATCGGCACGAAAGACGATAAATCACTAATTTTCCGTACTAATAACCGGGAACGCTTACGCATTGCCCGAAATGGGTTCGTAGGAATTGGTCTTGCTTCACCCCAAGCTTTACTACATATTCCCTCCCGAGGAAATGTCTCGCTTTCTTCTACAGATAACTTTTTATTAGGCTCGCTTACCTCGCATAATCTTGCCTTTGATTACAATAAAATACAAGCGCGGAATAATGGCTTGGCCAGTACGCTTAACTTAAATAATGCGGGCGGCCAGGTTATAGTTGGGAAAGATGGACTTTTTGTAGACGATTCAGGAGAATCTTATGCTTTTAGTAGCTATAAATCTGGCCATGGCAATGGTATTTATATGAATAATACTTCCGGTATTAGTATCAGCGCGGCTATTATGGGCGTATCGAACGGTCCGGGAATTGGATTACTGGGCTTTGCCCCGCTCTACGGCGACGGGGTTATTGGACATTCCCAAAATGGGCCTTTAGGAACAGTCGGGGTGGAAGGTAGTCATGCTGGAGTGGGAACGGGAGTTTTAGGACGTAGTCAGGACGGTAACGGGATTGCCGCTATTTCTAGCAATAACTATGGTTTATACGCTACTACTACCCATGGTAATTATGCCGCCTACTTTAATAAAAGCATCTATGTAAATGGCGGGTATTATTCCAGTTCCGACCAGAAATTAAAGCAAAACATCCAGGATTTTAACAGCGCCATAGGCATAATTAATCAATTGCATCCTAAGAAGTACACTTACCGCCAGGATGGTGCTTATAAGTTATTGAAATTGCCGCAAGAGGAACAGTACGGTTTGCTGGCGCAGGAGGTAGAAAAAGTTTTACCAAGCCTGGTAAAGAACACGAAGTTCGACCCCGCTCTGGATGCTACTGCCCCCAGAGTAGATGCCAAGGGAAACATTATCCGGCGCCCAGATATTAAAGCCGAAACCATTGAGTTTAAAGCGTTAAATTATACCGGACTTATTCCAATCCTGGTAAAAGCCATTCAGGAACAACAGGATAAAATAACCCAACAGGACCAAAAAATAGAAAAGCTGGCTACCCAGTTAAATCAGCCTTTAAGCTCCCAATCGTTGCCGGGCACTTCCGGTTCGATTAACAATGGTGATTCTACCAATACAGCATCGCTTACCCAAAATGTACCTAATCCTTTCTATCGAACCACCACTGTTAACTTTTACGTGCCCGAACAAGCCGGCCCAGCGCTGATTACTATCCATGATTTTAATGGGAAAATTTTAAAAACCTATCCTGTCTTATCAAAAGGAAAGGGCCAACTAACCATAGAAGGCGGGCAGTTAAAGCCGGGCATTTATTACTACTCGCTCCTGATTGATAACAAGCCGGTTGATACCAAGCGAATGGTACTCCATAAATAG
- a CDS encoding vanadium-dependent haloperoxidase, translating to MKTIRIFSIALLFSLACSLASCEIFPDHKGEVKVKNKPMSGQLLADWIRLHLKLIRSTTGVGTPALSRHFAYASLALYESIAPSDKQYLSLSGQLQGLTSLPAPPVGKDICWPASANAAMASMLRAFYANTPHSATRIDSLENAYAQNFAQTGFNTASIETGASYGKVMAQAILEYAKTDGFTAVHPPYVAPTGEGLWIPTPPAFAPAAVPYLGTNRKFVKDNIVPLVPPTAFSKDPGSAFYGMVKEVYDASTHLTEEQKTIAAFWEDIPNGKYYTASGHWASILRQVIMSKKLSLLESSVAYAKMCLAVNDAFINCFTVKYQHNLIRPVTYIRQYLNQPEWSSAIMTPNHPEYPSAHTSLCMAAATALSEALGNRVSFTDQAYSDVGFQPRHFQNFEAAAQEAGMSRFYGGIHYKASINAGLELGKKSAQNLIKHLQFRK from the coding sequence ATGAAAACAATCCGTATTTTTTCCATTGCACTCCTCTTTTCGTTAGCCTGTTCACTGGCTAGCTGTGAAATTTTTCCTGATCATAAGGGTGAAGTTAAAGTAAAAAACAAACCTATGAGCGGGCAGTTATTAGCCGATTGGATTCGTTTACATCTTAAATTAATCCGCAGCACTACGGGGGTGGGAACGCCCGCTTTGAGCCGGCATTTTGCTTACGCCAGTCTCGCGCTGTACGAATCTATTGCGCCAAGTGATAAGCAGTACCTTTCGTTGAGCGGACAATTACAGGGCCTGACTTCTTTACCTGCGCCGCCGGTAGGTAAAGATATCTGCTGGCCCGCCAGTGCGAATGCCGCCATGGCGAGTATGCTCCGGGCTTTTTACGCGAACACGCCCCATAGTGCCACCCGCATTGATTCTTTGGAAAACGCCTATGCTCAGAATTTCGCGCAGACAGGCTTTAATACCGCCAGTATAGAAACAGGGGCCTCCTACGGAAAAGTAATGGCCCAGGCAATTCTGGAATATGCCAAAACCGATGGTTTCACGGCCGTGCATCCGCCCTATGTAGCACCTACCGGCGAAGGATTATGGATACCCACTCCTCCCGCCTTTGCCCCCGCGGCGGTTCCTTATTTAGGTACTAACCGGAAGTTCGTAAAAGATAACATTGTTCCACTCGTACCTCCAACCGCTTTTTCCAAGGATCCGGGCTCGGCTTTTTACGGCATGGTAAAAGAAGTATACGACGCTTCTACCCATTTAACGGAAGAACAAAAAACCATAGCTGCTTTTTGGGAAGACATCCCGAATGGAAAATATTACACGGCTTCCGGCCATTGGGCTTCTATTTTAAGGCAAGTAATTATGTCAAAAAAACTTTCTTTATTGGAAAGTTCGGTAGCTTACGCCAAAATGTGCCTGGCCGTGAATGATGCTTTTATTAATTGTTTTACTGTAAAGTATCAACATAATCTCATTCGCCCGGTTACCTACATCCGTCAATACCTGAACCAACCCGAGTGGTCATCCGCGATTATGACGCCTAATCATCCGGAGTATCCTTCCGCTCACACTTCTCTCTGCATGGCCGCCGCCACAGCTTTAAGTGAAGCTTTAGGCAATCGCGTCTCTTTCACCGACCAAGCCTACAGTGATGTGGGCTTCCAGCCCAGGCACTTTCAAAATTTTGAAGCTGCTGCTCAAGAAGCCGGTATGTCGCGCTTTTACGGTGGTATTCATTATAAAGCATCGATAAATGCCGGCCTGGAACTCGGTAAAAAATCGGCGCAAAACTTAATCAAGCACCTGCAATTTCGTAAATAA
- a CDS encoding ABC transporter permease, with translation MIPYYFAQAWRRIAKDKTYSFLNIVGLSAGLTCFAFIALWVKDELSYDAFNQNVNRIVRLTQTIKTENGLSQSAATGAPMAQALQQDYAEIENTVRMDSREELVQHQNQQTLESILLTEPSFFKIFSYHLTQGHAATALQEPYSVILTESTARKYFGNANPVGQTLTIYMYDKDGKGTSYKVTGITPDPPPNAHFSFTVLASFSTIAAANPAGWNDWSNSSLYTYLLLQPGVSNKAFSAKISRFYAKYTSEQLAPGRAISAFALQPLRDIHLSGHLQNELAPSGDKNQVYTFATIGVFILLLAGINYTNLATARATGRAKEVGIKKVVGAHKKQLIFQYLSESVVMALLALLLALFLSFFIEPFFYQLTGKNRSLFASPYLLLFLTGVTLFLGLLSGIYPALVLSAFKPASILKGAFRASAQGVRLRRSLVIAQFAISLMLITSVIIIYTQMQYIQNKKLGYDKEGLLFLRVHGNINVIKGYEAFKNELTASPLITGVATSNSLIVNGLDAAVSWTIDLAGKPLPVNTATLSADANYLRVYGIPLLAGKNFTPSAANTSQQQIILNERAVKEFGWIKAENAIGKPFTLDGQPGTVVGVIPDFHFQLLYQAIEPLAINYQNQHFARITLKINVQEGRQSLALIEKVWAKHFPAALFDYDFLDLFIQKQYQAEERFSKLILYFSVLSLVIACLGLYGLVAYTTAQKAKEISIRKILGASVNSIAVLLSKDFLKLIVVAGLVAMPFAWYIMQQWLQAFTYRISITWWMFGAAVTLVLVIAFITMSFQALKAALANPVEALRSE, from the coding sequence ATGATACCCTATTATTTCGCGCAGGCCTGGCGGCGGATAGCCAAAGATAAAACCTACTCCTTCCTGAATATAGTGGGCCTTTCTGCGGGGCTCACGTGCTTTGCTTTTATTGCTCTGTGGGTAAAAGATGAGTTAAGCTACGATGCCTTTAACCAAAATGTAAACCGGATTGTCCGGCTAACGCAAACCATTAAAACGGAAAACGGACTTTCTCAATCGGCGGCCACGGGCGCCCCCATGGCCCAGGCCTTGCAGCAGGATTATGCGGAAATAGAAAACACGGTCCGGATGGATAGCCGGGAAGAACTGGTGCAACACCAGAACCAGCAAACGCTAGAATCTATTCTGCTCACCGAGCCTTCTTTTTTTAAAATTTTTAGTTACCACCTGACTCAGGGCCATGCGGCGACTGCCTTACAGGAACCGTATTCCGTTATATTAACGGAATCAACGGCCCGGAAATATTTTGGGAATGCTAACCCTGTGGGACAAACGCTCACTATTTATATGTACGATAAGGACGGTAAAGGAACCAGCTATAAAGTAACCGGCATTACTCCTGATCCGCCCCCGAATGCACATTTCTCCTTTACGGTTCTTGCTTCTTTTAGTACCATTGCGGCAGCCAATCCGGCGGGTTGGAACGACTGGAGCAACAGCAGCTTGTACACCTACTTACTGCTTCAACCAGGCGTCAGTAACAAAGCTTTTTCCGCCAAAATCAGCCGCTTTTACGCGAAATACACCAGCGAACAGTTGGCGCCGGGGCGGGCAATTTCCGCTTTTGCCTTGCAGCCTTTACGAGATATTCATCTTTCGGGGCACCTGCAGAACGAGCTAGCCCCCAGCGGCGATAAGAACCAGGTGTATACTTTTGCTACCATTGGTGTTTTTATTTTACTGCTGGCCGGTATTAACTATACTAACCTGGCCACGGCCCGGGCAACCGGCCGCGCCAAAGAAGTAGGCATTAAAAAAGTGGTAGGAGCTCATAAAAAACAATTAATCTTCCAGTATCTGTCCGAATCGGTGGTTATGGCTTTGCTAGCGCTGTTGTTAGCTTTGTTTTTGTCCTTTTTTATCGAGCCTTTTTTTTACCAACTTACTGGTAAAAACCGGTCGCTGTTTGCTTCCCCGTACCTGCTGCTTTTCTTAACAGGGGTTACTCTTTTTTTAGGCTTGCTCTCGGGTATTTACCCAGCCTTGGTGCTTTCGGCTTTTAAACCAGCCAGTATTTTAAAAGGAGCATTCCGAGCCAGTGCGCAGGGAGTACGATTACGTCGATCATTGGTAATCGCGCAATTTGCAATTAGTTTAATGCTTATTACCAGCGTAATAATTATTTACACGCAGATGCAATACATCCAAAATAAAAAACTGGGTTATGATAAAGAAGGGCTGCTTTTTTTACGGGTACACGGCAACATTAACGTTATTAAGGGATACGAGGCTTTTAAAAATGAGTTAACTGCCAGCCCGCTTATTACGGGAGTGGCTACTTCTAATTCCTTAATTGTGAATGGGCTGGATGCCGCTGTATCCTGGACCATAGACCTGGCTGGCAAACCGCTGCCGGTTAATACCGCCACCCTTAGCGCCGATGCCAACTATCTGCGGGTGTACGGTATTCCATTACTCGCCGGTAAAAACTTTACCCCTAGCGCCGCGAATACCAGTCAACAACAAATAATTCTGAACGAGCGGGCCGTAAAAGAATTTGGTTGGATAAAGGCCGAAAATGCTATTGGCAAACCTTTTACCCTGGACGGGCAGCCGGGAACCGTTGTTGGCGTTATTCCGGATTTTCACTTTCAGTTGTTGTATCAAGCCATTGAACCTTTGGCCATTAATTACCAGAACCAGCATTTTGCCCGGATTACTTTAAAAATTAATGTGCAGGAAGGGAGGCAGAGTCTGGCGTTAATAGAAAAAGTGTGGGCCAAGCACTTTCCGGCGGCTTTGTTCGATTACGATTTTCTGGATTTGTTTATTCAAAAGCAATACCAGGCCGAGGAGCGTTTCTCTAAACTAATTTTATACTTCTCGGTGTTATCTTTGGTAATTGCTTGCTTGGGCTTATACGGCTTGGTTGCCTACACCACGGCGCAAAAAGCGAAAGAAATCAGCATCCGGAAAATTTTGGGGGCTTCGGTAAACAGCATTGCGGTGCTATTGTCTAAAGATTTTTTAAAATTAATTGTGGTAGCTGGCTTGGTAGCAATGCCCTTTGCCTGGTACATCATGCAGCAATGGTTGCAAGCCTTTACTTATCGGATAAGCATTACCTGGTGGATGTTTGGTGCAGCCGTAACACTGGTGTTAGTGATTGCTTTTATTACTATGAGCTTCCAAGCTTTAAAAGCAGCTCTGGCAAATCCCGTAGAGGCTTTGCGGAGTGAGTAA